From the Solea senegalensis isolate Sse05_10M linkage group LG16, IFAPA_SoseM_1, whole genome shotgun sequence genome, one window contains:
- the ythdf2 gene encoding YTH domain-containing family protein 2 has product MSASSLLEQRPKGQANKVQNGAVTQKDTLNDDEFEPYLNTQARQSNAYTAMSDSYMPSYYSPSIGFSYSLNEAAWSSGGDPPMPYLASYGQLSNGEPHYLPDAMFGQPGPLGSNPFLGQHGFNFFPSGIDFSAWGNNSSQGQSGTPQSSGYSSSYAYAPSSLGGAMIDGQSPFAPAANEPLNKAPGMNSLDQGMAGLKISSAAPGGNGDMAPKVVGSGLPGGGPLGPVSSVGPPSMPPVSIAPAKPASWADIASKPAKPQPKLKTKGGMAGANLPPPPIKHNMDIGTWDNKGTMPKAATPQQVPPIPSNGQPPSQASPQPGATAAGHPQMPLSNGQLVTPVSQMGQHQLPPGGQPGMVSVPQPPLSQGPPPPTQQQPSQPTRWVPPRNRANGFGDAGGSGTGQSPPSSSGVGVVPGVPSEPHPVLEKLRMVNNYNPKDFDWNPKQGRVFIIKSYSEDDIHRSIKYNIWCSTEHGNKRLDAAYRSLGGKGPLYLLFSVNGSGHFCGVAEMRSPVDYNTSAGVWSQDKWKGRFDVRWIFVKDVPNSQLRHIRLENNENKPVTNSRDTQEVPLDKARQVLKIIAGFKHTTSIFDDFSHYEKRQEEEECVKKVEVQGNEPYPSNPSNRTHYRLQERQGRVK; this is encoded by the exons ATGTCAGCCAGCAGCCTTCTCGAACAG AGACCGAAAGGCCAAGCTAATAAAG tGCAAAACGGAGCTGTAACACAAAAGGATACTTTGAATGACGATGAGTTTGAGCCTTACCTGAATACTCAGGCCAGACAG agcAATGCCTATACGGCCATGTCGGACTCCTACATGCCCAGCTACTACAGCCCCTCCATAGGATTTTCCTACTCCCTGAATGAGGCAGCATGGTCCTCAGGTGGGGACCCTCCTATGCCGTACCTGGCCTCCTATGGACAGCTGAGCAATGGGGAGCCCCACTACCTCCCGGACGCTATGTTTGGCCAACCAGGCCCCCTGGGGAGCAATCCTTTCCTGGGCCAGCACGGCTTCAACTTCTTCCCCAGTGGTATCGACTTCTCGGCTTGGGGCAATAACAGCTCTCAGGGACAGTCGGGGACACCGCAGAGCtctggctacagcagcagctatGCCTATGCTCCTAGTTCCCTTGGAGGTGCCATGATCGATGGACAGTCCCCATTTGCACCTGCTGCCAATGAGCCGCTCAACAAGGCGCCTGGTATGAACAGCCTTGACCAGGGTATGGCAGGGCTTAAGATCAGCAGTGCTGCACCTGGTGGTAACGGGGACATGGCTCCTAAAGTTGTTGGCTCTGGTTTGCCAGGTGGGGGTCCGCTCGGCCCTGTATCATCTGTAGGACCTCCTAGCATGCCTCCTGTCTCAATTGCCCCTGCCAAGCCTGCTTCCTGGGCCGACATTGCCAGCAAGCCGGCCAAGCCTCAACCCAAGCTGAAAACCAAGGGTGGTATGGCTGGTGCCAATTTGCCTCCTCCACCCATTAAACACAATATGGACATTGGCACTTGGGACAACAAGGGTACCATGCCTAAAGCCGCCACCCCTCAGCAGGTGCCCCCTATTCCCAGCAATGGGCAGCCACCCAGTCAGGCTTCTCCACAGCCCGGAGCTACGGCTGCAGGACATCCACAAATGCCCCTCAGCAATGGACAACTGGTAACGCCTGTTTCTCAGATGGGGCAGCATCAGCTTCCACCCGGTGGGCAGCCAGGTATGGTTTCAGTGCCCCAGCCTCCGCTCTCCCAGGGTCCCCCTCCTCCAACTCAACAGCAACCCTCTCAACCTACTCGTTGGGTTCCTCCACGGAACAGGGCCAATGGTTTTGGGGATGCTGGTGGGAGTGGTACAGGCCAGTCACCTCCCTCTTCTTCTGGTGTGGGTGTTGTTCCTGGGGTTCCCTCTGAGCCTCACCCTGTCCTAGAGAAATTGCGTATGGTCAACAATTATAACCCCAAGGACTTTGACTGGAATCCCAAGCAGGGCAGGGTGTTTATCATCAAGAGCTACTCAGAGGATGACATCCACCGCTCCATCAAGTATAACATCTGGTGCAGCACGGAGCACGGCAACAAGAGGCTTGATGCAGCCTACCGTTCATTGGGTGGCAAAGGGCCTCTCTATCTCCTTTTCAGTGTCAATGGGAGTGGTCACTTCTGTGGTGTCGCAGAGATGCGTTCACCCGTGGACTACAACACGTCTGCTGGCGTGTGGTCACAGGACAAGTGGAAGGGTCGTTTTGATGTGCGCTGGATCTTTGTTAAGGACGTTCCCAACAGTCAGCTGAGGCACATTCGACTGGAGAACAACGAAAACAAGCCAGTGACCAACTCTCGGGACACACAGGAGGTACCACTGGATAAGGCCAGACAGGTGCTAAAGATCATCGCTGGATTTAAACACACCACTTCCATCTTCGATGACTTTTCTCACTACGAGAAGCgtcaagaggaggaagagtgtgTGAAAAAG GTGGAGGTCCAAGGCAACGAGCCATATCCCAGCAACCCAAGCAACAGGACTCATTACAGGCTTCAG